AGATGGTTGGTCACGACGAACGCCAGCTGGCCATGGGTCAGCACTGCGGCCTTTGGTTTTCCGGTCGTCCCAGAGGTAAAGAAAAACCATGCCGGATCGTCGCGGTCCACGGGGGCTGGGGTGACTGTTGCCGCCGCAAATTCCATGACGAGCCCGTCGTAATCGTCATGTCCTGTACCGCCGATACGCACGGTGAAGTCCAGACCATCGCAGGCGGCGATATGCTCTGCAAACTCAGCCCCCACCAGCAATCCCTTCGCGCCAGAAGAGGCCGCAAACCAAGCAACATCTTCTGGGGTTTGACGAAAATTTGCAGGCACCCAGACACAGCCAAGTTTCCAGCAGGCAAAGGCGGCCTCAAACATTTGATTGCAATTGGCAGATTGCACCAGCAACCGGTCGCCTTTGCGCATTCCATAGCGGTCCCGAAGGGCGGCAGCAAAAGCAGTCGCGCGCGCCTCCAATTCAGACCAGGTCCAAGTCGCCTCCCCCCAAACAAGGCCGATGTCTTCCGACTGTCGCCGCGCGGCATCGGTCAAGAATTGCGAAAGGTTCATGACCCGGGTTGAGATAGGCTGCATTAGACCACCCGTTCGAGGATCGAGGCATAAGATGCCACAGCGGCCCCGCCCATATTAAAGACGCCAGCGAGCTCAGCATCGGGAACCTGCATACCTCCTGCTTCGCCCATCAGTTGCATCGCCGCCATGACATGCATCGAAACGCCAGTCGCTCCGATGGGGTGTCCCTTAGACTTCAGACCCCCTGATGGGTTCACCGGCAGACGCCCGTCTTTAGCGGTCCAGCCTTCGCGGATCGCGCGCGCACCTTGACCCGGCTCGGTCAGCCCCATCGCCTCATATTCCAAGAGCTCCGCGACAGTGAAACAGTCATGCGTTTCCACCAAGCTCAGGTCATCAAGCGCTACGCCACTGGCGGCGAAGGCCTGCTCCCACGCCCTGCGCGCGCCATCAAAACGCGTGATCTCCCGGCGCGACAGCGCCAGGGGTTCGTTGGTGTGGCTCCGCGCCCGAAAGCGGATTGCCCGCTGCAGCTCGGCCGCAACTTCAGGCGCCGCTAGCACGATCGCCGCGGCCCCATCCGACACCAGCGAACAATCGGTACGTCGCAATGGGCCAGCAACCAGGGGGTTCTTCTCTGAAACCGTATTGCAAAAGGCGACATCAAAGTTCCGCTGCATATGCGCGAATGGGTTTTGCATCCCATTATGGTGGTTTTTAGCAGCGATCATCGCCAGTGTTTCGGACTGATCGCCATAACGCTGGAAATAATTCCCGGCAATCTGGCCGAAGAGCCCCGCAAAGCCGCCGCGCACCTCTGCCTCTTCGCGACGGTAAGAGGCGCCAAGCAAGATATCACCCACTTCCACGCCCGGTGTGGCGGTCATCTTCTCAGCGCCGACCACAAGTGCAATTTTGCCCCGGCCGCTGGCGATAAAATCCATTGCCCCATGCAATGCTGCGGAGCCTGTGGCACAGGCATTTTCGTAACGGGTGGCCGGCACACGCGAAAGTGCGTCATTGCCCATGCCGACCAAGGCACCTTGGAAATCCTGATCTGAAAAACCATTGTTGAACACGCCCACGAAAATACCGTCGACGTCCTCAGCGGCGACCCCTGCATGCGTCAACGCAGGACCAGTGACCTCCGCCATCAATGCTTCCGTGTCCGGGGCATCACTGCGGCCAAAAGCGGTATGGGCCCAGCCCACGATATAAGGGTCGCTCATCATAAATCCTTCGGTGAATTTGTAAGTGGCATTCGTCGCGCCAGACGGGCTTCAATGTCTCGCGCTTCATGTTCCAGCAAAGCTGCCAGTTCTGCGTCACGGGGCGGCTGCATTCGGCTCTCAATGGCGGCCAGGGACAAAGCTCCGGCAACGGAACCGTCAGGCCGCCGCAAGGCCATGCCAACGCCCCAGCTGCCAGCCACGATGCGGCCGGGGTTTAACGCAAACCCGCGGGCGCGTGTCATCGCCACGTCACTGCGCAGCAGTTCAGCAGTGTAGTTCGGGTAGTCCGAGGCCAGCCTATCGGCGTTGTCCACCAACAGGGCGTCAATTTCCGCATCGGGCAGCGCGCTTAGCATGGCCAACGAGCCCGCCCCAATCCCAAGAGGGTGCTGCGCGCCCGTTTCCAGTGCATGGGTGCGGATCGGAAACGCGCCCTCCTCGCGGTATAGACAGACAGCATCGGACCCGCGCCGCATACTCACAAAGGCGGTGTCGCCACTTGCTTTGGCCAAACGCACGAGAGCATCGGCAGCCGTTTCCAAAAGTCCATGGCGCGGGGTCGCCAAGATGCCGAGCACATAGCTTTCCTCCCCCAAATGATAGAGCCGCGTGGACCCGTCCTGTTCCACCAACCCGCGCCGGATCAACGCCAGCATCAACCGCCGCACCGTGGGTTTGCCCAGACCAGAGGCCGCGATCAACTCCGACAGCGCCACCCCCCGCCCAACGGCGCGGCCTGTGATTTGCAGCAGCGCCAAGGCGCGATCCACCGCTTGACTGCCGCTGGCGGGCGCTGGCTGTTCGTCATTTCTCACAATATGGACCACTATCTCTTTATTCGCCTCAGCATGGCCCTAAAGACCTGCGCATTCTAAGCGTCATTGCAAGAAATATCTTGCCCGACACGTCGAACTCTGTTCCACATTGTGGTTCAATGAGGGAGGAACCACCGTGAAAATGATTTCAAAGGCCGCCTTGGCCGCAATTTTAGCCACCACAGTTTTGTCCGGCGCCGCCGCAAGTGCCGAAACCCTGCGCCTGTCGCATAACACTGGCGACACGACGACTTGGCACAAGGGTGCCGAGAAATTTGGCGAACTCCTGTCCGAAAAAACAGATGGTGCCTACGACGTTCGCGTCTTTCCCAATGCGCAGCTGTCCGGCGGCGACCAGATGAAACAGGCCGAAATGGTGGGCCGCGGCGCGCTTGATCTCGTTGTCACCTCGGCGATTAACGTGACCCCCTTAGTGCCTGAAATGGCTGTCTTCTCGCTGCCCTACCTCTATGCCAACTACGCTCAGGTGGATGCGACCACCCAAGGTGCGCCGGCAAAGTTGCTGGAAGACATTCTGCGCGAAAAAGGCATCGAAGTGCTGGCTTGGGGCGAAAATGGGTTTCGCGAAGTCACCAACAACGTCCGCCCGATCAAGACCCCCGAGGACATGAAGGGGCTCAACATGCGCGTGGCCGGGCCCATGTACATCGACGTGATGAATGCGCTCGGCGCCAACCCGCAGCAGATGCAATGGGGTGAGACGATGACCGCACTTCAGCAGGGCGTCGTTGACGGGCAGGAAAATCCAATCGGGGCCGTGATTATTCCCCAGCAGGTTTTTGAGGTGCAAAAACATCTGACCGCTTGGCACTATTCCTATGATCCGATCTTCCTTGGCGTCTCGACCGAGGTTTGGGCAGATCTGGATGCAGACACCCAAGAGATGATGCGCGCGGCGGCGACTGAGGCCATGGAATATCAGCGCGAGATCACGCGTGAAGGCACCGCCGAAGGCATCGCATTCCTGCGCGACAAGGGAATGGAAGTCTACGAGCCTTCCGACGAAGAGCTAACCGCCTTTCGCGAAGCGACCAAACCTGCGTTCGACACTTGGGCCGCTAAAGTCGGCACCGACATCGTCGGCAGCTTTCAAGACGCCATCGCGGCGACACCCGCGAACTAAAGCTAAGGCACGGCCCTTCAAAGGGCCGTGCCGATCCGGGGAGGGTCAAAGCCATGCGGTTTTTGCTGCGAGAATTCGAAAAGATCATCTGCGCCCTGCTGTTTCTTGGCATGACGCTCATCGGCTTCATTAACGTCGTCGTCCGCTACGCCACGCATTATTCCTTTGCAGCCTCAGAAGAGCTGCTGACCAACGGCTTTCTGCTGCTGACCGTCTTCGGCGCTGCAATTGCCGCACGGCGGGGCCAGCATTTGGCGGTAACGATTGTGCAAGATTTTTTGCCCCGCCCTGCGGCCCGGGCAGTGTTCGTGCTTTCGGTGATCCTTTCAGTCTTATTGCTTGCAGCTTCCGCTTGGTTTTCTTGGGCCACCTTGATGAACCAACTAGAGAGCGGCATCCAAAGCTATGCCCTCGGCGTGCCTGCATGGTGGTATCAAATCGGCCTGCCTTTCGGCTTTGGCCTTATCATTATTCGCTACCTGCAGCATGCGGCAGAGACGTGGCACCCGTCCCAGCAAACACCACAGGCGACCCCAAGTGTCTGACATCCTGAATATGGGTGCCGGCACCCAAATGATCGTTGCCTTCTTTGTGCTGATGGCACTGCGCGTGCCGGTGGCCTTCGCGCTCGGCCTATCGGCCATGTATGCGATGTGGCAAATCGGCTTCGGCTTTGAGCTTGCAGGAGACCTGATCGCCACTGGCATCGCCAAATACGCTTTGCTGGCCATCCCCTTTTTTATTCTCGCAGGGACGCTGATGGGAACATTGGGAATTGCCGAGCGCATGATCCGTTTTTTCCGCATCCTGATCGGCAACCTTCCCGGTGGCATGGGCGTCGTTGGCACGGTGGTCTGCCTCTTTTGGGGGGCTGTTTCAGGCTCTGGCCCTGCCTCTGTGGCAGCTATTGGCCCTATGATCATCAAAGGGATGGAAGAAGATGGCTACCCCCGCGCCGCGGCTGCCGCTCTGGTCTGCACGGGGGCTGCCTTCTCCATTGTGATCCCGCCCTCCATCGGCCTTGTGATCTATGGCGTTATCGCCGAGACCTCGATCTCCGCTCTTTTTATCGCAGCAATCATACCCGGTCTTTTTATGGGGATGCTGATGCTGGTCGTTCTACCCTTCATCAAGTCGACCAACCGGGAGGGGCTGGACAAGCTTTCGCCCGCACCCCCCAGCAACGGTTACTGGCGCGATCTGGGGCGAAGCTTTCGCGAGTCCTTCTGGGGCCTCATGACGCCTGTGGTCATCCTCGGCGGAATCTATTCCGGTATTTTCACCCCAACCGAAGCGGCCCTTGTCGCCACAGTCTATGCCATAGCTGTCGGCGCCTTTGCCTACCGCACGCTGACAATCCGCGCCCTCTATGACGCCCTAACCGAAGCCGCTTCATCCTCCGCCGTAGTCATGCTGGTGGTCGCCTATGCAAGCCTATTTGGCTGGGTCGTAACCGTCGAAGACCTCGTCGGACAATACTCCGGCCAGTTGCTCGGCCTGTCGGACAATGGCGGGGTGATCTTGATGGTCATCATGCTAATCCTACTGATCGCAGGCATGTTCATGGACCCCGTCACGGTGATGTTCATCTCTCTTCCAATTTTCATGCCGGTGGTGCGTGAATTGGGATGGGACCCGGTATGGTTCGGCGTGCTGGTGATGGTAAACCTTGCCATTGGTCTCATCACGCCGCCCGTCGGGATTAATCTTTACGTCGCTGCAAACATCACGCGACAGCCCTTGGAGCGCATTGCGCGTGCCGCATTGCCGTTTCTCGCCATCAGCGTCATCGGCCTTGCCATTGTGGCGGCGGTCCCCGCCCTGTCCCTATTTCTGCCTGAGGTCCTGAAATGAACGATACTGTCGCTCTCATCACAGGTGCCGCACGCGGCATCGGTCTCGCGACTGCATCTCTTTTGCACGCCGAGGGCAGACGCGTCGTGATGCTTGACCGCGATGCGGATGAGCTTGCAACTGCCGCGGCCACCCTGCCCGGCGCTTTGTCCCTGACCTGTGACGTGTCGATCCCCCAGCACGTCGCGCAATCTATTGCAGAGGTCGAACAAACATATGGACGCCTCGACATTCTGGTAAACAACGCGGGCGTCGCGGACTTTGGACCGCTGGCTGAAACCGATTTCGCCCGCTGGCGGCGTGTTATGGACACAAATCTTGATGGCGTTTTTCTGATGTCGCAGGCCTGCCTGCCCCTCTTGTCGGTACGCGGCGGCGCCATCATCAACATTGCCTCGATCTCAGGCTTGCGTGCCTCAACGCTGCGCGTTGCCTATGGTACCTCCAAAGCTGCCGTCATCCATCTCACCAAGCAGCAAGCCGCGGAACTGGGAGAGGTCGGCATCCGTGCAAACTGCGTTTGTCCCGGCCCAGTGGACACAAAACTCGCGCTGGCCGTACACTCTCCTGAAATACGTGCCGCCTACCATGACGCGATACCGCTTAACCGATATGGAACGGAGCGGGAAATCGCAGAAGTCATTTGCTTTCTAGCCGGCGAGCGGGCCAGCTATGTTACAGGTCAGGTTGTGGCCTCCGATGGCGGGTTTGATGCAACCGGCGTCGGGCTGCCTGCGTTGAGGGTGTGAGTCACAATGCCCTTGAAGAGCCCGTAGAATAAGGCTGCTAACCTCGGAGAAACGGCCGGGATTGAGTTTTCAACCGTCAGTGACCCAAGGTCGCTGCATCTACGCGACGGGGATCTGAGGCGCCAAACAGATAGTGCCGCGCCCTCAAAACCCATAACCTCGAAGGCTTTGGCAAAGACTTCTTCGTTGTAGACGGGTACCTACCCACATTGGTCAAACGGTACAGTTGGCCCTTAGCAAAATTGCCGCCCCCAATTCGGAGGCGGCAGATGCAGTTTCGAAAATGGAGCTTACTTCTGCTGTGGCTTGTCGCCAGGCTTAGGCGGGCTTTTCTTAGGCTGGGGTTTAGGTGCAGTAGCCATCTCTCGTTACTCGCGTTTGCAAGGGTCGACACCATGTCGATCCTGTCACAAGTATTGCGCTGAACAGGAATTCCGCAAAGGTCGTTTCCGGTCCGCCGCGTCGCATTTGGTGCGTTGTGCGAAAATTGGCCGAGGACCTAATACTCAACACGCTTTCCTAGGCAGCGAGAGCTCCCTTCCTTCTGGCTATAAGGTAAGCCCTCAGCCCTCTTCCTTCTGTCACCCCTTGGCGCCCTGCCCCCGGGCATAGACATCTTCATAGCGGATGATGTCATCCTCGCCGAGATAGCTGCCAGTTTGCACTTCAATGAGCACCATGGGCACCTTGCCGGGGTTCTCCATCCGGTGGGTGGCGCCCAAAGGAATATAAACTGATTGGTTCTCACTCACGAGCTTCACCTCTTCTCCGATCGTCACCTTGGCCGTGCCTTCGACGACGATCCAATGCTCTGAGCGGTGATGATGGCTCTGCAGGCTGAGGGCAGCCCCGGGATGAACCGTAATGCGCTTTACTTGAAAGCGGGAACCCGACACGAGGCATTCAAACCAGCCCCAGGGGCGAAAATCCTTCGGGAGCGTGTCCGCTTGAGAGGCCCCCTTGGCCTTAAGAGCCGCGACCGCTTTTTTGACATCCTGCGCACGGTCTTTATGCGCCACCAGCACCGCGTCGGGCATGGCCACCGCAATGATGTCGCGCAATCCGATGCCAACCAATTGCTGTCGTGGGTCTTCGGCGCGCAGCATTGTGTCATGACAATCGATGGCCGTGGCGGAAGCCGAGACCACCACGCCCGCCTCATCCGGACCGGTCTCGCGCCAGACCGCATCCCAGCCGCCCAAATCCGACCACGCCCCGCCATAGGGGACGACGCTGAGGTTTTCAGCTTTCTCCATCACGGCATAGTCGATGGAGATATCCTCCACCTGGCCCCAAGGCCCGGGCGCCAGCCGGGTAAAGCCAAGATCTTGCTCAGCCTGGTCCACAGAGGCGCGCACCAAAACCAACATCTCAGGGGCATGCGCTTCAAAGGCCGCAATGATCGTCTTGACCGAGAAGAGGAAAATTCCCGCATTCCACAAATGCTGCCCCCCGTTGAGCAGCGCCTCCGCGGTGGCGCTGTCGGGCTTTTCCACAAATCCCTTAAGCGGCTGTGGCTCAGAGGCAAAATCAGCCGAGGGCGCCTGGCTCATCTCCAGCCAGCCATAGCCGGTCTCTGCCCGGTCGGGGCGGATGCCGAAGGTCACCAGCTGGCCTTCGAGGGCTGCGATGGTCGCCGCCTGAACCGCCGCGCGGAAGCTTTCCGCCTCAGGTATCACGTGATCCGAGGGCGCCACCAGCATCAGCGCTTCGGGCGCGCGGGCGGCAAGCTCCAAGGCGGCAGCAAGGATCGCAGGCGCGGTGTTGCGCCCCTCAGGCTCAATAAGAATGCCAGCAGGCGCGATCTCCACTGCGGCCAATTGTTCTGTCACCACAAATCGATAATCCGCGCCAGTCAGGATCACCGGGGCCGCAAACCCCTCCCCAGCCAGCCGTTTGGCCGACGCCTGAAACAAGCTGCGCTCCCCCATCAATTTGGCAAACTGCTTAGGATAGCTTTTGCGCGACAGCGGCCAAAGCCGGGTGCCAGACCCTCCGGCCAACAGGATTGGGTGCACAATATGGGTCATGAAAAATCCTTTGGACGCGCAAGTTAGCAATGAAAGACAGCCTGAGGACAGGTAAACCAATCATAATTCCCGCACAGCCGTACTTCCAGCCCCGTTCATGGATGCGCGGTTCAAGGCGCACAAAACAAACACACCCGTGCCCCTGCGATGACACAACAAATTTCCAACGTACTGGTAGATGACCTGCATGAGGACACCGCTTTGCCTTCAGAACCCCCAAGGCCCCCTTCGGCGACATTGCGCCAACACCCGCGTCTGAGTCTCTAAACCAGCGTCGCTCCCTTGTCCCACCACCTGTGCCGGGGTACTGAGCACCCCCAATAAAAGACAAAGCGGCTCATGCTGCTTTGCGCACCTCCCGGGTTCTTTCAAGGCATCCGGTTCTCCCCCACCAGAACGATCCGTTGCAACGCATAAAAAGAGGCCCTCACGACATGAGCTATACCTTGGCTGACTATAAATGGGGCTTTGGAGAACAGGGGCATTCGGGTGGCACCGTCACCTGGAGTTTCGCCTCCCCGGGCGCCGGCTCTGCTTTTGCGGGTGACATATCAAACCCGACCTACCAAGCGCTGATCCGCGATGCGTTTCAGGCGTGGGAAAACGTCATAAACATCGATTTTGTCGAGGTCGCCGACGGCGCTCAAAGCGATCTGCGTCTCGGCTGGGACAGTATTGACGGGGCTTACGGCGTGATCGGCACGGCGCAGTCCTACTTGAGCAAAACAAGCTCGACGCTCTACAGCGTCACCGAGGCAGAAATCCGGTTTGATCTGGCAGAAAACTGGTCCACGAGCAAAACAGCCCCCGGCGGGGCCGTGAACCTCTACACCACGGCCCTGCATGAGATCGGCCACACCATGGGCCTGCTGCATACCGATGATCCCGACACCATCATGTATCCCACTCTCAAATCCCAGCCCGATCTGACACATCATGATATCGAAGGCGCGCAGCTTATGTATGGCGCCAGGCTGTGGGGCACCGCGCAAGACGATCTGTTGGTGGCCACAAATGCCGCAGATGTCATCAATGGCCAGGACGGCCTTGACACCGTCCGCTTTGAAGGCGCTTTGAGCCTCTACAGCGTGACAGATGACAATGCGCTTAATATCGAAGTTTACGCTGCTGCCACAGGCCTCACGCAGGAGCTGCAAAACGTCGAACGGCTGCAGTTTGATAACGGGTCTCTCGCCTTTGACACGGATGGAAATGCCGGCACCACCTACAGGCTCTATCAAGCTGCCTTTGATCGCGCTCCTGATCCTGAAGGATTGGGGTTCTGGATCCGGCATTTCGATACGGGCACCGTCACCCACGAGGAAATGGCAGGGCACTTCATTCGCTCCGAAGAGTTCGACACCAAATATGGTGGCACGGCAAATGTCGATAACGACGCCTTCCTAACCCTGCTTTACAACAACATTCTTGACCGCGACCCGGATCAAAGCGGATTTGATTTTTGGCAGGATCAACAAGAGAACGGCTTAAGCCGATCTGTGATGCTGCAGCACTTCTCAGACTCGCAGGAAAATATCATCAAAGTCGCCGCAGCCGTCGATGACGGCATCTGGTACGTCTGAGCACCCGCCCGCGGCACCTGTTACAGCCGTAGTCAAAGAGGCTTCAACGATCCTAACCGTTAGAGCCGACTGTCCGACATCAATGGAGCCGTCGTCCACCATGAACCCACTGCGCGGGATGCTCAGACTGCGCAATCACACTGTCTAAAGTTCGCTTGATGAACTCTGCTTCGTTACGGCAAGGGGAAATCAAGGCATAGCGGCGACCAGTTCTAATCATTGGACTGAAAGCTTTCTTAAAATGAGTACTGATGAGCCGTTATAATTCCAACTGAATAGCAATCCGTTCTCCTGAAAGATTACTTCTCACAAGATTCTCCTTGGTTTAAAAATCTTGCCCCAATCCTGGGCAACAACACCCCAAATGCAAGAATTCAAATGCAGCAACGTCCTGTAACTAGCCCTCTCCAGGTCGGAACCTGCCCCTGGAGGGGTCGTCGGTAAAGCCTATCGCTTGGGCCAGACAGCACCGCCAGCCCGAGGCTGGCCGAGACGGGAGAGCTAGCTGTGCATGGGCAGGAAAGAAATCAGGGACAAACGTACTCTTCATAGCAGTCCTCATAGCCATCGTCATAAGGGTCCAACCCTGCGTCGCACACGAAGTCCACCATCGCACGAATTTTGCGCACCTCCAGGGGGCCGTTCTCCATGAAGGCCATCGCCTCCAGCATAAAGCGATCAAAAGTCTTAGGGTTCGTGAGAACGCACTTCGGGAACGTTACCCTCAGATAGTTAAGCACCGCCTGGGCCGCTTCCAAGCTTGTATCCGTAGTCGTACTCATTTGGCTTTCTCCAAGTCTTGCTGCACTTCCGCAAGGTACCAAGTGCGGAAACCTTAAAGAAAGCTGCTGAGGCCTGGATGCGTAAAAGGACTGTGGAAAACCTCGTCAAATACGGCCGCGTGCGGCTCCGGCTCACAAGCAGCATCCATGCAGGGCTTAAAAACACCCGGACCTGAGAATAAGTTTTTCGCATATTACGACACGGCCCAATGGGTGGGTAAGCTAGTTTGCGAAGCTCACCCGACTGAGCCGGTCGTGGTCTATACGGGGGTAGGAAAGTCCGGAGTTATACTGGCCGGGGAGAGGAGGACCGTTGATCGGGAGGGTATCAAAGCTGGCCCGTGGGCTGGCGGCAGCGGTCGAAAGACGCGGTGTTGGTATCTATGAATGACAACCGTGGTGTTAAGCTGTGTAACATCTCAAGTCCGACGCTTGTCCGCACCGAGAAACAGGGCATCCATATTATTTATATTGATCCATATTATTTATATTGAATGTATTATAGGCGGGGGTTGGTGGGATAGGTTACCGCCCGCGTTACCCGCCCTACTTCCAATGTTGACATTGTCGCCTCCGACACTATTGTCCTTTATTGCCTTATGACCGGTGCTCCCTGACCTGGCCTCAGTCGCCTCGTTACAGCCCGGTCTTCTACTTTCTGGACATTGCCGTATTAACATTGAAGTACCTAAAGCAGCACAAGTCGATCAGTGATTGCATCGACATCATGTTGATGAGAGGTATGGAAATCCCTGATAGGGGCCATGCAGAGCGTTCCTTGCACCGCATCGGATACTATAGGCTCAGCGCTTTTGCGTATCCGTACCGTGACCTCTGTCTGATCCCGACGCCGGAGGGTGAGGCAGAGAAGAAGGTTCGGTGCGACAAGTTCAAAAAGGGTACGACGTTCGATCATGCAATCGACTTCTACCTCTTCGATAAAGCCCTCCGTATCGAACTTCTGGACGCGATCGAGCGCATTGAGATCGCAGTCAGAACCGCGATGATTGAGGTTCTTGGAGAGCGGGGCCCCTATGCACATCGCGACAGACGCTCATACAAAGATCGCTTCAGCGAAAAGGGCGAAGACGGCAGCACGCCTCTTGAGCTCTTCATAGCTGGCCTAGATCAACACTTCAGAAGCTCGAAAGAGGACTTCGCGAAGCATTTCGCACTGAAGTACTTCGGTCCTCCACCGATCTGGATTGAGGCCGGGACATGGACCTGGGGCAATTTGACCCACATCATCGCCCACCTGTCCGACAAGAACAAAATGGCAATCGCGGCGCGTATCCACTCAGACCTCCCCATGAAGACCTTCGCTTCATGGATCACAGCGCTCAACGACGTCCGCAACAGCTGCGCACATCACGCCCGGACGTGGAACAAGCCCCTCGTCAACAGCCCAGGTGTCCCACCTAAGACAACTTTCGGGCAGTTAGACCATCTCCGCCAGCCCAGGATGGGGGACGATGCGCCGACGAAGAAAATCTACAGCGCAATCGTCATCATGATCTTCATGCTGCGGCAGTACTATCCGCGCACGGAGTGGCACATTCGTCTCCGCGACATGATCTTGGCCCAGAACCTCACATACGAGATCCGCCCCCAGACCGCCGGGTTCCCGGAAGGCTGGGAGCACGAAGCCATCTGGAACTGACGCCAGCGCGACCGGGGAGCTTGTGCGCGGCATGAGAACGCCCTTTGAAGCCTCTTTCATGCCTACTTTCAGGGGGCCCGACGCACAACCT
This is a stretch of genomic DNA from Sulfitobacter indolifex. It encodes these proteins:
- a CDS encoding mannose-1-phosphate guanylyltransferase/mannose-6-phosphate isomerase, giving the protein MTHIVHPILLAGGSGTRLWPLSRKSYPKQFAKLMGERSLFQASAKRLAGEGFAAPVILTGADYRFVVTEQLAAVEIAPAGILIEPEGRNTAPAILAAALELAARAPEALMLVAPSDHVIPEAESFRAAVQAATIAALEGQLVTFGIRPDRAETGYGWLEMSQAPSADFASEPQPLKGFVEKPDSATAEALLNGGQHLWNAGIFLFSVKTIIAAFEAHAPEMLVLVRASVDQAEQDLGFTRLAPGPWGQVEDISIDYAVMEKAENLSVVPYGGAWSDLGGWDAVWRETGPDEAGVVVSASATAIDCHDTMLRAEDPRQQLVGIGLRDIIAVAMPDAVLVAHKDRAQDVKKAVAALKAKGASQADTLPKDFRPWGWFECLVSGSRFQVKRITVHPGAALSLQSHHHRSEHWIVVEGTAKVTIGEEVKLVSENQSVYIPLGATHRMENPGKVPMVLIEVQTGSYLGEDDIIRYEDVYARGQGAKG
- a CDS encoding SDR family NAD(P)-dependent oxidoreductase gives rise to the protein MNDTVALITGAARGIGLATASLLHAEGRRVVMLDRDADELATAAATLPGALSLTCDVSIPQHVAQSIAEVEQTYGRLDILVNNAGVADFGPLAETDFARWRRVMDTNLDGVFLMSQACLPLLSVRGGAIINIASISGLRASTLRVAYGTSKAAVIHLTKQQAAELGEVGIRANCVCPGPVDTKLALAVHSPEIRAAYHDAIPLNRYGTEREIAEVICFLAGERASYVTGQVVASDGGFDATGVGLPALRV
- a CDS encoding DUF4214 domain-containing protein, whose amino-acid sequence is MSYTLADYKWGFGEQGHSGGTVTWSFASPGAGSAFAGDISNPTYQALIRDAFQAWENVINIDFVEVADGAQSDLRLGWDSIDGAYGVIGTAQSYLSKTSSTLYSVTEAEIRFDLAENWSTSKTAPGGAVNLYTTALHEIGHTMGLLHTDDPDTIMYPTLKSQPDLTHHDIEGAQLMYGARLWGTAQDDLLVATNAADVINGQDGLDTVRFEGALSLYSVTDDNALNIEVYAAATGLTQELQNVERLQFDNGSLAFDTDGNAGTTYRLYQAAFDRAPDPEGLGFWIRHFDTGTVTHEEMAGHFIRSEEFDTKYGGTANVDNDAFLTLLYNNILDRDPDQSGFDFWQDQQENGLSRSVMLQHFSDSQENIIKVAAAVDDGIWYV
- a CDS encoding TRAP transporter large permease, with the translated sequence MGAGTQMIVAFFVLMALRVPVAFALGLSAMYAMWQIGFGFELAGDLIATGIAKYALLAIPFFILAGTLMGTLGIAERMIRFFRILIGNLPGGMGVVGTVVCLFWGAVSGSGPASVAAIGPMIIKGMEEDGYPRAAAAALVCTGAAFSIVIPPSIGLVIYGVIAETSISALFIAAIIPGLFMGMLMLVVLPFIKSTNREGLDKLSPAPPSNGYWRDLGRSFRESFWGLMTPVVILGGIYSGIFTPTEAALVATVYAIAVGAFAYRTLTIRALYDALTEAASSSAVVMLVVAYASLFGWVVTVEDLVGQYSGQLLGLSDNGGVILMVIMLILLIAGMFMDPVTVMFISLPIFMPVVRELGWDPVWFGVLVMVNLAIGLITPPVGINLYVAANITRQPLERIARAALPFLAISVIGLAIVAAVPALSLFLPEVLK
- a CDS encoding acetyl-CoA acetyltransferase; amino-acid sequence: MSDPYIVGWAHTAFGRSDAPDTEALMAEVTGPALTHAGVAAEDVDGIFVGVFNNGFSDQDFQGALVGMGNDALSRVPATRYENACATGSAALHGAMDFIASGRGKIALVVGAEKMTATPGVEVGDILLGASYRREEAEVRGGFAGLFGQIAGNYFQRYGDQSETLAMIAAKNHHNGMQNPFAHMQRNFDVAFCNTVSEKNPLVAGPLRRTDCSLVSDGAAAIVLAAPEVAAELQRAIRFRARSHTNEPLALSRREITRFDGARRAWEQAFAASGVALDDLSLVETHDCFTVAELLEYEAMGLTEPGQGARAIREGWTAKDGRLPVNPSGGLKSKGHPIGATGVSMHVMAAMQLMGEAGGMQVPDAELAGVFNMGGAAVASYASILERVV
- a CDS encoding DctP family TRAP transporter solute-binding subunit: MISKAALAAILATTVLSGAAASAETLRLSHNTGDTTTWHKGAEKFGELLSEKTDGAYDVRVFPNAQLSGGDQMKQAEMVGRGALDLVVTSAINVTPLVPEMAVFSLPYLYANYAQVDATTQGAPAKLLEDILREKGIEVLAWGENGFREVTNNVRPIKTPEDMKGLNMRVAGPMYIDVMNALGANPQQMQWGETMTALQQGVVDGQENPIGAVIIPQQVFEVQKHLTAWHYSYDPIFLGVSTEVWADLDADTQEMMRAAATEAMEYQREITREGTAEGIAFLRDKGMEVYEPSDEELTAFREATKPAFDTWAAKVGTDIVGSFQDAIAATPAN
- a CDS encoding IclR family transcriptional regulator, translating into MRNDEQPAPASGSQAVDRALALLQITGRAVGRGVALSELIAASGLGKPTVRRLMLALIRRGLVEQDGSTRLYHLGEESYVLGILATPRHGLLETAADALVRLAKASGDTAFVSMRRGSDAVCLYREEGAFPIRTHALETGAQHPLGIGAGSLAMLSALPDAEIDALLVDNADRLASDYPNYTAELLRSDVAMTRARGFALNPGRIVAGSWGVGMALRRPDGSVAGALSLAAIESRMQPPRDAELAALLEHEARDIEARLARRMPLTNSPKDL
- a CDS encoding TRAP transporter small permease — translated: MRFLLREFEKIICALLFLGMTLIGFINVVVRYATHYSFAASEELLTNGFLLLTVFGAAIAARRGQHLAVTIVQDFLPRPAARAVFVLSVILSVLLLAASAWFSWATLMNQLESGIQSYALGVPAWWYQIGLPFGFGLIIIRYLQHAAETWHPSQQTPQATPSV